A genomic window from Sphingobacterium spiritivorum includes:
- a CDS encoding glycoside hydrolase, whose translation MKTQKLKIVLGLAFAVSVLSSCEKKDLVNDKLLNQNALAQTNGVVDVVLDWNQTYQKIEGFGAFGGRITPFFESGKRDSIMEYLWGNTGLHLNMLRGKVLHTYPFNQQTKVVTIQPAGVDINVDVNSTQYQSLTEDQKEHLGQLWILKTAKQRHQVPIIFASTWTPPLYMKTNPNSISGKFFNGLNFNTSSTTFANYLAGFTKAYKQEGIDFYGISPSNEPENVFSDWDASYWKPKNLGEFITNNLRPALNSEGLQSVKIISSENAAWGTANSFLSSMDKSKVDILAGHGYVEIGDLIFGQRGLNQNPQIWNYATGNKPVWVTEVSDDSGVYDNTMTGGLKLAKNMHKFLAECNVNSYVYWLGMLAIRNNESLICTNSDGTLDFPKTYDVMGHYSRFINAGYYRFKATSNGGSNIMVSAYKDPVSGKFTCVVINSGTTAANCKIKLQGFGVSSLQNYQTTDSSAGHWPAGTVVNADASGELSVTLPAKSITTYTGIKN comes from the coding sequence ATGAAAACACAAAAATTAAAGATTGTCCTGGGCTTAGCGTTTGCGGTGTCGGTACTGAGTAGTTGCGAAAAAAAGGATCTGGTAAATGATAAACTTCTGAATCAGAATGCGCTTGCTCAGACAAACGGAGTGGTGGATGTGGTGCTGGACTGGAATCAGACTTATCAGAAGATTGAGGGATTCGGTGCTTTCGGAGGAAGAATTACTCCGTTTTTTGAATCGGGTAAAAGAGATAGTATAATGGAATATTTGTGGGGGAATACCGGTTTGCATCTGAATATGCTGAGAGGAAAGGTACTGCACACCTATCCGTTTAATCAGCAAACTAAAGTCGTAACGATTCAGCCGGCCGGAGTGGATATCAATGTGGATGTGAACAGCACACAATACCAATCTCTTACGGAAGATCAGAAAGAACATCTGGGACAGTTGTGGATTCTGAAAACTGCAAAACAGCGTCATCAGGTTCCAATCATCTTTGCAAGTACCTGGACACCGCCATTGTATATGAAAACGAATCCTAACAGTATAAGCGGAAAATTTTTTAATGGTTTAAATTTTAATACCTCTTCGACCACATTTGCTAATTATCTGGCCGGATTTACAAAAGCTTACAAACAGGAGGGAATTGATTTTTACGGGATTTCACCAAGTAATGAACCTGAAAATGTATTTTCAGACTGGGATGCGTCGTATTGGAAACCAAAAAATCTGGGTGAGTTTATAACCAATAATTTAAGACCAGCCCTGAACAGTGAAGGATTGCAGAGTGTCAAAATCATTTCTTCAGAAAATGCGGCATGGGGTACAGCAAATAGTTTTCTGTCTTCTATGGATAAGAGTAAAGTAGATATACTGGCGGGACATGGTTATGTGGAAATAGGGGATTTGATTTTCGGACAACGTGGTCTGAACCAAAATCCGCAAATATGGAATTACGCTACAGGCAATAAACCAGTCTGGGTGACAGAAGTCTCTGACGATAGCGGCGTCTATGATAATACCATGACCGGAGGGCTCAAACTGGCTAAAAATATGCATAAATTTTTGGCTGAATGTAATGTAAATTCATATGTGTACTGGTTAGGTATGCTGGCTATCCGAAACAATGAATCACTGATCTGTACCAACAGTGACGGGACGCTTGATTTTCCGAAGACATACGATGTGATGGGTCACTATTCACGGTTTATTAATGCCGGATACTATAGATTTAAAGCTACCTCAAATGGCGGAAGTAATATTATGGTATCTGCATATAAAGATCCTGTTTCAGGCAAATTTACATGTGTAGTAATTAATAGCGGTACTACTGCTGCTAATTGTAAAATCAAACTTCAGGGCTTTGGAGTAAGTAGTCTCCAGAATTATCAGACTACAGATTCAAGTGCCGGTCACTGGCCTGCGGGAACTGTCGTAAATGCAGATGCTTCAGGGGAGTTGTCAGTAACTTTGCCGGCAAAAAGTATAACGACGTATACTGGAATTAAGAATTAG
- a CDS encoding GDYXXLXY domain-containing protein — MKKYKWFIILFNLLLLLGYFTYSIRAKEEILGEGQLVLLELAPVDPRSLMQGDYMNLRYAISRDIDTETEKLSRRGYCVIKIDEHGVGQKVRFQRDPSPLNKGEYLIKYTSPNEWNINLGAESFFFQEGHAEKYERAKYGALRIDKNGNSLLVGLYDQGLKEIK; from the coding sequence ATGAAAAAGTATAAGTGGTTTATCATTCTCTTTAACCTGCTTCTGTTGCTTGGATATTTTACATATTCGATCCGAGCAAAAGAAGAAATATTGGGTGAAGGTCAGTTGGTATTATTAGAACTGGCACCTGTCGATCCTCGTTCACTTATGCAGGGGGATTATATGAACCTGCGTTATGCTATTTCGAGGGATATAGATACGGAAACCGAAAAATTATCAAGAAGGGGATATTGTGTTATAAAAATTGATGAGCATGGAGTAGGGCAGAAGGTTCGCTTCCAACGGGATCCCAGTCCGTTAAATAAGGGCGAATATCTGATTAAATATACATCGCCGAATGAATGGAATATCAATCTTGGGGCGGAATCTTTTTTCTTTCAGGAAGGGCATGCTGAAAAATATGAACGTGCAAAATACGGGGCATTAAGGATCGATAAAAACGGTAATAGTCTGTTAGTGGGTTTATATGATCAGGGGCTTAAAGAAATAAAGTAA
- a CDS encoding DUF4401 domain-containing protein: protein MKNKEQIIEVLNYLRSKRENKESFVCDEEAIIASYQKNRSGESLAIKILSIFGGLLASMAFVGFLFISGLYDSGIGLVILGFVCIVIAVLVNKKSDKIILDTVTVLFYLIGFLLMTMGFNKFKMEDSSILLIFILIASCSLMIVHNYILSFISILILNGCIFGLILTNDAYNLIHIQIAVLTVLVSYTMLNEAKIITSTKALSRLYQPVRAGLILSLLVLLIFLGKKGMIALSPKYIWVSSVLIFLAIGYLMLKLSDILHVAGVIQRAVICTLSILVLLPTVWSPAISGAMLIILLSFYVNYKTGLIVGVIAFIYFISQYYYDLNFTLLTKSILLMSSGILFLGLYLFTRKSLTKHEKV from the coding sequence ATGAAAAATAAAGAGCAGATCATAGAGGTATTGAATTATCTCCGAAGTAAAAGAGAAAATAAAGAATCATTTGTCTGCGATGAAGAAGCGATTATAGCTTCTTACCAGAAAAACAGATCTGGTGAATCTCTGGCTATAAAGATTCTTTCCATATTCGGTGGTCTGCTGGCTAGCATGGCTTTTGTTGGTTTTTTGTTTATCAGCGGACTGTATGACTCAGGTATCGGTCTTGTTATACTCGGTTTTGTTTGTATTGTAATAGCCGTGTTGGTGAATAAAAAAAGTGATAAAATTATTCTGGATACTGTCACAGTATTGTTTTATCTCATTGGATTTTTGCTTATGACAATGGGCTTTAATAAGTTTAAAATGGAAGATAGCAGTATTCTGTTGATCTTTATTCTTATTGCTTCCTGTTCCCTGATGATTGTACATAACTATATCCTTTCCTTTATATCCATTCTGATCCTAAATGGTTGTATATTTGGCTTGATCCTGACTAATGATGCCTACAACCTGATTCATATTCAGATCGCTGTATTGACCGTATTGGTCAGCTATACTATGCTGAATGAAGCGAAAATCATTACGAGCACTAAAGCATTATCCCGACTTTATCAACCTGTAAGAGCCGGACTGATCCTTTCATTATTGGTACTGCTGATCTTTTTGGGTAAGAAGGGAATGATCGCTCTTTCTCCGAAATATATATGGGTTTCCTCTGTCCTGATCTTTTTGGCAATAGGATATTTGATGTTGAAATTATCGGATATATTGCATGTTGCAGGTGTCATCCAAAGAGCTGTAATTTGTACTCTTAGTATACTGGTTTTATTACCTACAGTATGGTCGCCTGCAATATCAGGAGCAATGTTGATTATTCTTCTGAGCTTTTATGTGAATTATAAAACAGGACTAATTGTCGGAGTGATCGCTTTTATTTATTTTATTTCTCAGTATTACTACGATCTCAATTTTACATTACTGACTAAATCCATATTGTTGATGTCATCAGGAATTCTATTTCTGGGACTCTATTTATTTACCCGTAAAAGCCTGACTAAACATGAAAAAGTATAA
- a CDS encoding DUF2157 domain-containing protein, which translates to MNKIEREDIYIISRHSNLTEQEITELLKEDVFNDRSAWEKFLRLFFIVLGIGFTVAGIVFFFAYNWADLHKFVKIGLAEGLIIVTTVLVLIPGIHISVRNIILTGAAVLVGVLFAVFGQIYQTGANAYDFFLAWTVFITLWVLVSNYAPLWLLYLILINTTLLMYADQVAEDWRGVLVCTLLFIVNGMALLISVLQSRFIKNVIVPQWFSNIVALAASTFATAGIVFWIFEEPHRPFPWLLLLTAAAYFFGIRYGLKTKSGFYLSLIPFSLIVIVSGLLIRISDGEMMFLTVSCFIVISVTLVIRKLIDLQKKWTNEK; encoded by the coding sequence ATGAATAAAATAGAACGGGAAGATATTTATATTATAAGCAGACACAGTAATCTGACTGAGCAGGAAATAACTGAACTGTTGAAAGAAGATGTATTCAATGACAGAAGCGCCTGGGAAAAGTTTCTGCGTTTGTTTTTTATAGTACTTGGCATCGGTTTTACAGTTGCCGGGATTGTGTTCTTTTTTGCTTACAACTGGGCAGATCTGCACAAGTTTGTAAAGATCGGTCTGGCAGAGGGATTGATCATTGTGACAACGGTGCTGGTGCTAATTCCCGGAATCCATATTTCTGTACGGAATATCATCCTCACCGGAGCCGCTGTACTGGTCGGCGTATTGTTTGCTGTATTTGGTCAGATTTATCAGACCGGAGCGAATGCTTATGACTTTTTTCTGGCCTGGACAGTCTTTATTACCCTGTGGGTACTTGTTTCCAATTATGCGCCGCTGTGGTTGCTGTATCTTATTCTGATCAATACAACTTTATTGATGTATGCCGATCAGGTGGCAGAGGATTGGCGTGGAGTTTTGGTATGCACGTTGTTATTTATTGTGAATGGTATGGCTTTACTGATTTCCGTTCTGCAATCCCGTTTTATAAAGAATGTAATAGTCCCGCAATGGTTCTCCAATATAGTTGCATTAGCTGCTTCAACATTTGCTACTGCGGGCATCGTTTTCTGGATATTTGAAGAGCCGCATCGTCCTTTTCCCTGGCTTTTGTTATTGACAGCTGCAGCTTATTTTTTTGGTATCCGCTACGGCTTAAAGACCAAAAGCGGATTTTATCTTTCCCTGATTCCCTTCAGTCTTATTGTCATTGTATCCGGCCTGCTCATCCGTATTTCAGATGGAGAGATGATGTTTCTGACTGTGAGCTGTTTTATTGTGATCAGCGTAACACTGGTTATTAGAAAATTGATAGATCTTCAAAAGAAATGGACAAATGAAAAATAA